One Odocoileus virginianus isolate 20LAN1187 ecotype Illinois chromosome 4, Ovbor_1.2, whole genome shotgun sequence DNA segment encodes these proteins:
- the AMOTL2 gene encoding angiomotin-like protein 2 isoform X2, whose amino-acid sequence MRTLEDSSGTVLHRLIQEQLRYGNLTETRTLLAIQQQALRGGAGAGATGSPQAPLEIMAPEDSQVLQQATRQEPQGQEHQGTETHLAENSLYRLCPQPGKGEELPTYEEAKAHSQYYASQQAGPWPHVGDREPRGPPGGSRRQDEALRELRHGHVRSLSERLMQLSLERNGARTPSHMSASHSFPQLARNQQGPPARGAPTAEGPEPRGPPPQYPHVMLAHETTSAVTDPRYRARGSPHFQHAEVRILQAQVPPVFLPQQQQQYQYLQQPQERHPPPHLAALSPPGVEGPASTQASLATSGSTHLAQMETLLRENARLQRDNERLQRELESTAEKAGRIEKLESEIQRLSEAHESLTRASSKREALEKTMRNKMDSEMRRLQDFNRDLRERLESANRRLASKTQEAQAGSQDMVAKLLAQSYEQQQEQEKLEREMALLRGAIEDQRRRAELLEQALSNAQGRAARAEEELRKKQAYVEKVERLQQALGQLQAACEKREQLELRLRTRLEQELKALRAQQRQAGSPGGGGGSAGTPELSALRLSEQLREKEEQVLALEADMTKWEQKYLEERAMRQFAMDAAATAAAQRDTTLIRHSPQPSPSSSFNEGLLTGGHRHQEMESRLKVLHAQILEKDAVIKVLQQRSRKDPGKAAPGPLRPAKSVPSVFVAEAAGTQGWQGHSSSERQVDASAQLAADRAPLEEPVTVAPLAAHAKHGSRDGSTQTDGPPDSLEPDSLLGCSSGQRTASLDSVAISRVQDFSDMVEILI is encoded by the exons ATGAGGACGCTGGAAGACTCCTCAGGTACGGTCCTGCACCGCCTCATCCAGGAACAACTGCGCTATGGCAACCTGACCGAGACCCGCACACTGCTGGCCATCCAGCAACAGGCCCTGCGCGgtggggccggggctggggccaCAGGAAGCCCCCAGGCCCCCCTGGAGATCATGGCACCAGAGGACAGTCAGGTGCTGCAGCAGGCCACGAGGCAGGAACCCCAGGGCCAGGAGCACCAGGGCACCGAGACCCACCTGGCAGAGAACAGCCTCTACCGCCTGTGCCCCCAGCCTGGCAAGGGCGAGGAGCTGCCCACCTATGAGGAGGCCAAAGCCCACTCGCAGTACTATGCCTCCCAGCAGGCGGGGCCCTGGCCACACGTGGGGGACCGGGAGCCCCGCGGGCCCCCGGGAGGCAGCCGGAGGCAGGATGAGGCCCTGCGCGAGCTGAGGCACGGGCACGTGCGCTCCCTGAGCGAGCGACTCATGCAGCTGTCCCTGGAGAGGAACGGGGCCCGCACCCCCAGCCACATGAGCGCCTCTCACAGCTTCCCCCAGCTGGCCCGCAACCAGCAGGGCCCGCCAGCCAGGGGCGCCCCCACTGCCGAGGGCCCGGAGCCGCGAGGACCTCCACCTCAGTACCCACACGTCATGCTAGCTCACGAGACCACCTCTGCCGTCACTGACCCGCGGTACCGTGCCCGTGGCAGTCCACACTTCCAGCACGCGGAAGTCAG GATCCTGCAGGCCCAGGTGCCCCCTGTGTTCCtcccgcagcagcagcagcagtaccaaTACTTGCAGCAGCCTCAGGAGCgccacccacccccacacctgGCCGCCCTCAGCCCTCCTGGGGTGGAGGGCCCGGCAAGCACCCAGGCCTCTTTGGCCACCTCGGGCAGCACCCACCTGGCCCAGATGGAGACCCTGCTGAGGGAGAATGCCAGGCTGCAGAGGGACAATGAGAGATTGCAGAGGGAGCTGGAGAGCACAGCGGAGAAGGCTGGCCGCATCGAGAAG CTGGAGAGCGAAATCCAGCGGCTCTCCGAGGCCCACGAGAGCCTGACAAGGGCCTCTTCCAAGCGAGAGGCCCTGGAGAAGACCATGCGGAACAAGATGGACAGTGAGATGAGGAGGCTGCAGGACTTCAACCGGGATCTTAGAG AAAGATTAGAATCTGCAAACCGCCGCCTGGCAAGCAAGACGCAGGAGGCCCAGGCAGGCAGTCAGGACATGGTGGCCAAGCTGCTGGCTCAGA GCTatgagcagcagcaggagcaggagaAGCTAGAGCGGGAGATGGCACTGCTGCGCGGAGCCATCGAGGACCAGCGGCGGCGGGCCGAGCTGCTGGAGCAGGCCCTGAGCAATGCACAGGGCCGTGCGGCAAGAGCTGAAGAGGAGCTGCGGAAGAAGCAGGCCTACGTGGAGAAGGTGGAACGGCTACAACAGGCCCTGGGGCAGCTGCAGGCTGCCTGCGAGAAGCGAGAGCAGCTGGAGCTACGTCTGCGGACGCGCCTGGAGCAGGAACTCAAGGCCCTTCGTGCACAGCAG AGACAGGCAGGCAGCCCCGGAGGTGGCGGTGGCAGTGCTGGGACCCCAGAGCTCAGTGCGCTGCGGCTCTCGGAGCAGTTGCGGGAGAAGGAGGAGCAGGTGCTGGCGCTGGAAGCTGACATGACCAAGTGGGAACAGAAGTACTTGGAGGAACGTGCCATGAGGCAGTTCGCCATGGATGCGGCCGCCACGGCCGCCGCCCAGCGCGACACCACTCTCATCCGGCACTCGCCCCAGCCGTCACCCAGCAGCAGCTTCAATGAGGGCCTGCTCACCGGCGGCCACAGGCATCAGGAGATGGAAAGCAG GTTGAAGGTGCTCCACGCTCAGATCCTGGAGAAGGATGCGGTGATCAAGGTTCTTCAGCAGCGCTCCAGGAAAGACCCTGGCAAGGCCGCCCCAGGCCCCCTGAGGCCTGCCAAGTCCGTGCCATCTGTCTTCGTGGCTGAAGCAGCAGGGACCCAGGGCTGGCAAGGACACTCCTCCAGCGAACGGCAGGTGGATGCCTCTGCCCAACTGGCTGCAG ACAGGGCCCCGCTGGAGGAGCCTGTGACTGTGGCTCCCCTCGCTGCCCACGCCAAACATGGGAGCAGGGATGGGAGCACCCAGACTGATGGCCCCCCGGACAGCCTGGAGCCTGACAGCCTTTTGGGGTGCAGCAGTGGCCAGAGAACAGCCTCACTGG ACTCCGTTGCTATATCCAGAGTCCAGGACTTTTCCGACATGGTGGAGATCCTGATCTGA
- the AMOTL2 gene encoding angiomotin-like protein 2 isoform X1, giving the protein MRTLEDSSGTVLHRLIQEQLRYGNLTETRTLLAIQQQALRGGAGAGATGSPQAPLEIMAPEDSQVLQQATRQEPQGQEHQGTETHLAENSLYRLCPQPGKGEELPTYEEAKAHSQYYASQQAGPWPHVGDREPRGPPGGSRRQDEALRELRHGHVRSLSERLMQLSLERNGARTPSHMSASHSFPQLARNQQGPPARGAPTAEGPEPRGPPPQYPHVMLAHETTSAVTDPRYRARGSPHFQHAEVRILQAQVPPVFLPQQQQQYQYLQQPQERHPPPHLAALSPPGVEGPASTQASLATSGSTHLAQMETLLRENARLQRDNERLQRELESTAEKAGRIEKLESEIQRLSEAHESLTRASSKREALEKTMRNKMDSEMRRLQDFNRDLRERLESANRRLASKTQEAQAGSQDMVAKLLAQSYEQQQEQEKLEREMALLRGAIEDQRRRAELLEQALSNAQGRAARAEEELRKKQAYVEKVERLQQALGQLQAACEKREQLELRLRTRLEQELKALRAQQRQAGSPGGGGGSAGTPELSALRLSEQLREKEEQVLALEADMTKWEQKYLEERAMRQFAMDAAATAAAQRDTTLIRHSPQPSPSSSFNEGLLTGGHRHQEMESRLKVLHAQILEKDAVIKVLQQRSRKDPGKAAPGPLRPAKSVPSVFVAEAAGTQGWQGHSSSERQVDASAQLAAADRAPLEEPVTVAPLAAHAKHGSRDGSTQTDGPPDSLEPDSLLGCSSGQRTASLDSVAISRVQDFSDMVEILI; this is encoded by the exons ATGAGGACGCTGGAAGACTCCTCAGGTACGGTCCTGCACCGCCTCATCCAGGAACAACTGCGCTATGGCAACCTGACCGAGACCCGCACACTGCTGGCCATCCAGCAACAGGCCCTGCGCGgtggggccggggctggggccaCAGGAAGCCCCCAGGCCCCCCTGGAGATCATGGCACCAGAGGACAGTCAGGTGCTGCAGCAGGCCACGAGGCAGGAACCCCAGGGCCAGGAGCACCAGGGCACCGAGACCCACCTGGCAGAGAACAGCCTCTACCGCCTGTGCCCCCAGCCTGGCAAGGGCGAGGAGCTGCCCACCTATGAGGAGGCCAAAGCCCACTCGCAGTACTATGCCTCCCAGCAGGCGGGGCCCTGGCCACACGTGGGGGACCGGGAGCCCCGCGGGCCCCCGGGAGGCAGCCGGAGGCAGGATGAGGCCCTGCGCGAGCTGAGGCACGGGCACGTGCGCTCCCTGAGCGAGCGACTCATGCAGCTGTCCCTGGAGAGGAACGGGGCCCGCACCCCCAGCCACATGAGCGCCTCTCACAGCTTCCCCCAGCTGGCCCGCAACCAGCAGGGCCCGCCAGCCAGGGGCGCCCCCACTGCCGAGGGCCCGGAGCCGCGAGGACCTCCACCTCAGTACCCACACGTCATGCTAGCTCACGAGACCACCTCTGCCGTCACTGACCCGCGGTACCGTGCCCGTGGCAGTCCACACTTCCAGCACGCGGAAGTCAG GATCCTGCAGGCCCAGGTGCCCCCTGTGTTCCtcccgcagcagcagcagcagtaccaaTACTTGCAGCAGCCTCAGGAGCgccacccacccccacacctgGCCGCCCTCAGCCCTCCTGGGGTGGAGGGCCCGGCAAGCACCCAGGCCTCTTTGGCCACCTCGGGCAGCACCCACCTGGCCCAGATGGAGACCCTGCTGAGGGAGAATGCCAGGCTGCAGAGGGACAATGAGAGATTGCAGAGGGAGCTGGAGAGCACAGCGGAGAAGGCTGGCCGCATCGAGAAG CTGGAGAGCGAAATCCAGCGGCTCTCCGAGGCCCACGAGAGCCTGACAAGGGCCTCTTCCAAGCGAGAGGCCCTGGAGAAGACCATGCGGAACAAGATGGACAGTGAGATGAGGAGGCTGCAGGACTTCAACCGGGATCTTAGAG AAAGATTAGAATCTGCAAACCGCCGCCTGGCAAGCAAGACGCAGGAGGCCCAGGCAGGCAGTCAGGACATGGTGGCCAAGCTGCTGGCTCAGA GCTatgagcagcagcaggagcaggagaAGCTAGAGCGGGAGATGGCACTGCTGCGCGGAGCCATCGAGGACCAGCGGCGGCGGGCCGAGCTGCTGGAGCAGGCCCTGAGCAATGCACAGGGCCGTGCGGCAAGAGCTGAAGAGGAGCTGCGGAAGAAGCAGGCCTACGTGGAGAAGGTGGAACGGCTACAACAGGCCCTGGGGCAGCTGCAGGCTGCCTGCGAGAAGCGAGAGCAGCTGGAGCTACGTCTGCGGACGCGCCTGGAGCAGGAACTCAAGGCCCTTCGTGCACAGCAG AGACAGGCAGGCAGCCCCGGAGGTGGCGGTGGCAGTGCTGGGACCCCAGAGCTCAGTGCGCTGCGGCTCTCGGAGCAGTTGCGGGAGAAGGAGGAGCAGGTGCTGGCGCTGGAAGCTGACATGACCAAGTGGGAACAGAAGTACTTGGAGGAACGTGCCATGAGGCAGTTCGCCATGGATGCGGCCGCCACGGCCGCCGCCCAGCGCGACACCACTCTCATCCGGCACTCGCCCCAGCCGTCACCCAGCAGCAGCTTCAATGAGGGCCTGCTCACCGGCGGCCACAGGCATCAGGAGATGGAAAGCAG GTTGAAGGTGCTCCACGCTCAGATCCTGGAGAAGGATGCGGTGATCAAGGTTCTTCAGCAGCGCTCCAGGAAAGACCCTGGCAAGGCCGCCCCAGGCCCCCTGAGGCCTGCCAAGTCCGTGCCATCTGTCTTCGTGGCTGAAGCAGCAGGGACCCAGGGCTGGCAAGGACACTCCTCCAGCGAACGGCAGGTGGATGCCTCTGCCCAACTGGCTGCAG CAGACAGGGCCCCGCTGGAGGAGCCTGTGACTGTGGCTCCCCTCGCTGCCCACGCCAAACATGGGAGCAGGGATGGGAGCACCCAGACTGATGGCCCCCCGGACAGCCTGGAGCCTGACAGCCTTTTGGGGTGCAGCAGTGGCCAGAGAACAGCCTCACTGG ACTCCGTTGCTATATCCAGAGTCCAGGACTTTTCCGACATGGTGGAGATCCTGATCTGA